The DNA segment TTATCCATTGCTCCCTATGCTCCCTACTCCCCAACCCCTCGAAGTCATCGGTTTGCTTCCAGCAGGCGGACAGGCAACCCGCATTGCACCTTTGCCAACCAGTAAGGAGCTTTATCCGATCGGCTTTCGGGCAGTGGATGAGGCAGGCAATCTGCGCCCCAAGGTGGTGAGCTATTACCTATTGGAGAAAATGCGATCGGCGGGCATTCGTAAGGCATTTTTCATTCTGCGTCCAGGCAAATGGGATATTCCGGCGTACTATGGCGACGGAGCGATCGTCGATATGCATCTGGGCTATCTCACGGTTCATGTGCCTTATGGAGTACCCTACACGCTGAACCAGGCTTATCCGTTTGTGCGAGGGGCAATTGTGGCGCTGGGCTTTCCCGACATTTTGTTTCAGCCCGAAAATGCCTTTCAGTCATTGCTCGATCGGTTGACAGGCGGTTGTGCCGATGTTGTGTTGGGGCTGCTTCCCACTGCGAACTACCGCAAAGCAGGTATGGTTGAATTTGATCCGGCAGGCGTAGTATCTCGGATCATCGAAAAACCACAGCAAACCGACCTCTGCTATATGTGGGCAATTGCTGTTTGGACGCCTCAATTTACCGAGTTCTTGCACAATTACCTGCAAACGCATCAGCCCGATCAAGAACTGCCGATCGGGGATGTCATCCAAGCCGCAATTAAATCAGGCTTACGAGTCGAAGCCGAACCCTTCCCTCAGGGCAGCTACCTTGATATTGGAACCCCAGAAGATTTGATCAAAGCCATTCACAGCCAGACCCCATCTCCCTTCAACTAATCTGTAACGGGAAGCGTCAATGGCAATGAACAGACCAGGACATCAAACTAATGGTTTGCTGTTATCCAATTTGCTTAGCAAACCTTGAGCAAAATTCAGCTACAAATACAGCTACAAATAAAAGACCACCTGACCTTTATAGCCAAATGGTTTTGTGTGAGGCTGCTTACTTAGACCCAACGAGTCAAGATCAACAGAGTTTTGTTTGGTAGTGAGCTAAGAAGCCTTAGCGGTGGCTGAACCACTTAGAAGCAACGGCTCCAAGCGCAGCACCGATTATCGGATTGCTAATGAACTTCACAAGGGCAGGTTGATCAGCGAGAACCTCATGAAAAACATCAGGATGATTGTGATAGGCAAATGCAGCCAGTTTAGAAACATCATCAGGACTCATCCGGTTGGCATGATGAGAAGACAGCCCCAATTGCCGCTCTAAATCCCGATCACTCAATCCCCGCTTTTTCAAATGGCTGAAGAAATCGCGCGCCACATCATCTCGCTCATTGGGTTTGATCTGAGCGATTGCCTTTTGTAATTCTGGCTCCATCTGATCGGAGGGAACACGATCGGGGTGGAACGATCGACCAAACAACTGTCGTCGCTCATCGCGTGAAGAACGCTGGGCAAAATCATCAAAGTTCTCGTATTCATTCACAGACTCAGTGGATGAGTTACCCAAAGAATCTACATTGCCGCGTGCTAAATCTTGATTGATTTGCCGCTTATAATCATCGCTACTAGGCATTTTAAAACTCCTATCTTCCAGACAATTCTTAATGCAACTTGAGGCTAAATTAGGGTTGCTAAAAATCTCACTCTTTTGGAACAAGCATCTCATTCACTGATGAAACAAGAGCAACCCTAGTCTTGCGACTTAAACTTCCAACAAGTTTGTTCTAGTGATATTCAACTTGTTGGTTTAGATGGTTATATTTGGCAGTCAAAATCAGCTTCTTATCTGGAGCGTACATTAAGACCGTGACATCATGGTTAGGGAAGTTCTTTTGAAAACCCTGACTGAGCGATCGAGCTAAAGGACGGACTTCATTCGGACGTACCTGAGAAGAAATCACAACTCCCAATTTATCGTTGTCACGCACATAGGCATCTTGAACTAACCCATGCGCTGTTTGCACAACCCAGTTGCCAAAATTTTTTCCAGCGGATGTGTTACCGCGTTCTAGTTGGCTGTAAGCGACTGAGGGGGTAGCGGGTTGAGTTGCTTGAGCTGAACCACTACAAGCAGATGTTGTCACCAAAACTAAGACTAGTGATAGAGCGATAAAAGCCGCTCGAAAACGTCGCAAAAAACTCACTTCAACCTCCTTAAAAATTGCAAGTGGAGTGATTGAAATCGATCGTCAAAAGCAATATAAGACGTGCTAACGACACGCCTGTTTGAGCATTTGCCTATAATTGCTACCATAGAAGGCTTATCCCCGAACAACCTCTGTCGGAAGTTGTAACTGAGGATACACTTCTAATTTATACTTGCTATTCATTTAAATGTAATTAGTTTTAAGATGAGTTCTGTTTGGTTGCAGTTAACCAGATGTGGACTCTCTTAACTCATTGTATAGTTTTAATCCAGGGGAAAATTACATAGACTCGTGTTCATTAGACATTTTATCTATCTTTTAACAATTGGTTTTTAACTCCTAATTCTTCCAAAGGATTACCCGTCAAGGCTCTATATTTTTACCATTCTCTATCACGCAGATTTGTCTTAATCAT comes from the Trichocoleus sp. genome and includes:
- a CDS encoding sugar phosphate nucleotidyltransferase, whose product is MLPTPQPLEVIGLLPAGGQATRIAPLPTSKELYPIGFRAVDEAGNLRPKVVSYYLLEKMRSAGIRKAFFILRPGKWDIPAYYGDGAIVDMHLGYLTVHVPYGVPYTLNQAYPFVRGAIVALGFPDILFQPENAFQSLLDRLTGGCADVVLGLLPTANYRKAGMVEFDPAGVVSRIIEKPQQTDLCYMWAIAVWTPQFTEFLHNYLQTHQPDQELPIGDVIQAAIKSGLRVEAEPFPQGSYLDIGTPEDLIKAIHSQTPSPFN